One window of the Amia ocellicauda isolate fAmiCal2 chromosome 18, fAmiCal2.hap1, whole genome shotgun sequence genome contains the following:
- the pdpn gene encoding podoplanin yields MTALPVLLLLALLAPLRAVPLDGTTPATTTTTTTTSTSASAPSQTQAREEKNVSALTTTMPVTTMRTSPVGTETALPGFTQGDRTSTPDSSTEGNSTQTVAVETCGDWNLLLLIAIIAGSVVAFVIVIAVVYMVVRKMGRYSP; encoded by the exons ATGACCGCACTGCCCGTCCTGCTCCTCCTGGCCCTGCTGGCTCCGCTCCGGGCCGTCCCTCTCGATG GGACCACCCCAGCcacaaccacaaccacaaccacaaccTCAACCTCAGCCTCAGCCCCAAGCCAAACACAAGCGCGTGAGGAGAAAAACGTCTCTGCCCTCACCACCACGATGCCGGTCACCACCATGAGGACAAGCCCTGTGGGGACAGAGACCGCGCTGCCTGGCTTCACGCAGGGGGACCGGACCAGTACGCCTGACAGCAGCACTGAGGGAAACTCCACACAGACGGTCGCAGTCGAGACATGCG GTGACTGGAACCTGCTGCTGCTGATTGCCATCATTGCGGGGTCCGTGGTGGCCTTCGTCATCGTCATCGCTGTGGTGTACATGGTGGTCCGGAAGATGGGCCGCTACTC aCCCTGA